From Panthera uncia isolate 11264 chromosome X, Puncia_PCG_1.0, whole genome shotgun sequence, the proteins below share one genomic window:
- the USP27X gene encoding ubiquitin carboxyl-terminal hydrolase 27, whose product MGKRDVPLRAQQPWELCLSGCGVQARPQNGPGPYLKRGLTAEAASARGLLREDSRGASPASAAASFSESPFWVQLSQPPRSLRPGGGHPRSAWPPRRHAQWPPEPCEQGEEPPPVEAEEVEEAETAETAEKAEKAERKVEAEAKVEGKVEAAGKVEAAGKVDTAGNVETAEGLGRQAELKLEPEPEPVPEAEQEPKGEPKQELEDENPARSGGGGSSDEVPPPTLPSEPPRPPDPSPRRSRAPRRRPRPRPQTRLRTPPQPRPRPPPRPRPRRGPGGGCLDVDFAVGPPGCSHVNSFKVGENWRQELRVIYQCFVWCGTPETRKSKAKSCICHVCGTHLNRLHSCLSCVFFGCFTEKHIHEHAETKQHNLAVDLYYGGIYCFMCKDYVYDRDIEQIAKEEQGEALKLQASTSTEVSHQQCSMPGLGEKYPTWETTKPELELLGHNPRRRRITSSFTIGLRGLINLGNTCFMNCIVQALTHTPILRDFFLSDRHRCEMPSPELCLVCEMSSLFRELYSGNPSPHVPYKLLHLVWIHARHLAGYRQQDAHEFLIAALDVLHRHCKGDDAGKAASNPNHCNCIIDQIFTGGLQSDVTCQACHGVSTTIDPCWDISLDLPGSCTSFWPMSPGRESSVNGESHIPGITTLTDCLRRFTRPEHLGSSAKIKCGSCQSYQESTKQLTMNKLPVVACFHFKRFEHSAKQRRKITTYISFPLELDMTPFMASSKESRMNGQLQLPTNSGNDENKYSLFAVVNHQGTLESGHYTSFIRHHKDQWFKCDDAVITKASIKDVLDSEGYLLFYHKQVLEHESEKVKEMNTQAY is encoded by the exons ATGGGCAAAAGGGATGTGCCTCTCCGGGCCCAGCAACCTTGGGAGCTCTGCCTCTCCGGATGTGGGGTCCAGGCCCGCCCCCAGAATGGACCTGGTCCTTATCT GAAACGGGGCCTGACTGCTGAAGCGGCCTCCGCTAGGGGGCTACTTCGGGAGGATTCCCGGGGGGCGTCGCCTGCTTCCGCCGCCGCCTCCTTCAGTGAAAGTCCCTTTTGGGTCCAGCTGTCACAGCCACCGCGCTCCCTCAGGCCGGGCGGGGGACACCCCAGGTCTGCGTGGCCCCCGCGCCGCCACGCCCAGTGGCCGCCCGAGCCCtgcgagcagggggaggagccGCCGCCAGTGGAGGCGGAGGAGGTAGAGGAGGCGGAGACGGCGGAGACGGCGGAGAAGGCGGAGAAGGCGGAGAGGAAGGTGGAGGCGGAGGCGAAGGTGGAGGGGAAGGTGGAGGCGGCGGGGAAGGTGGAGGCGGCGGGGAAGGTGGACACCGCCGGGAACGTGGAGACAGCGGAGGGTCTGGGCCGCCAGGCTGAGCTCAAGCTGGAGCCCGAACCCGAGCCCGTACCGGAGGCGGAGCAGGAGCCGAAGGGGGAGCCGAAGCAGGAGCTGGAGGATGAGAACCCAGCGCGGAGCGGCGGTGGCGGCAGCAGCGACGAggttcctccccccacccttccctccgAACCCCCGCGGCCCCCCGATCCCTCTCCGCGGCGCAGTCGTGCCCCCCGCCGCCGACCCCGGCCGCGGCCACAGACCCGGCTCCGTACCCCGCCGCAGCCTAGGCCAcggcccccgccccggccccggccccggcgcgGCCCTGGGGGCGGATGCCTGGATGTGGATTTCGCTGTGGGTCCACCAGGCTGTTCCCACGTGAACAGCTTTAAGGTGGGAGAGAACTGGAGGCAGGAACTGCGGGTGATCTACCAGTGCTTCGTGTGGTGTGGAACCCCAGAGACCAGGAAAAGCAAGGCAAAGTCGTGCATCTGCCATGTGTGTGGCACCCATTTGAACAGACTTCACTCTTGCCTTTCCTGTGTCTTCTTTGGCTGCTTCACAGAGAAACACATTCATGAGCACGCCGAGACAAAACAACACAACTTAGCCGTAGACCTTTATTATGGAGGTATATACTGCTTTATGTGTAAGGATTATGTATATGACAGAGACATTGAGCAAATTGCCAAAGAAGAGCAAGGAGAAGCTTTGAAATTACAGGCCTCCACCTCAACCGAGGTTTCTCACCAGCAGTGTTCAATGCCAGGACTCGGTGAGAAATATCCAACCTGGGAGACAACCAAACCCGAGTTAGAACTGCTGGGACACAACCCAAGGAGAAGAAGAATCACCTCCAGCTTTACCATCGGTTTAAGAGGACTAATCAATCTTGGCAACACGTGCTTTATGAACTGCATCGTCCAGGCCCTTACCCATACTCCGATCCTGAGAGATTTCTTCCTGTCCGACAGGCACAGATGTGAAATGCCAAGTCCTGAGTTGTGTCTGGTCTGTGAGATGTCTTCGCTTTTCCGGGAGTTGTATTCTGGAAACCCATCTCCTCACGTTCCTTATAAATTACTGCACCTGGTATGGATACATGCTCGCCACTTAGCAGGATACAGGCAACAGGATGCCCACGAGTTCCTCATTGCCGCGTTAGATGTCCTGCACAGGCACTGCAAAGGTGATGATGCCGGGAAGGCTGCCAGCAATCCCAACCACTGTAACTGCATCATAGACCAAATCTTCACAGGTGGCCTGCAGTCTGATGTCACCTGTCAAGCCTGCCATGGCGTCTCCACCACCATAGACCCATGCTGGGACATCAGTTTGGACTTGCCTGGCTCTTGCACCTCCTTCTGGCCCATGAgcccagggagggagagcagTGTGAATGGGGAAAGCCACATACCAGGAATCACCACCCTCACGGACTGCTTGCGAAGGTTTACCAGGCCAGAGCACTTAGGTAGCAGTGCCAAAATCAAATGCGGTAGTTGCCAAAGCTACCAGGAATCTACCAAACAGCTCACGATGAATAAATTACctgttgttgcctgttttcaTTTCAAACGGTTTGAACACTCGGCCAAACAGAGGCGCAAGATCACTACATACATATCCTTTCCTCTGGAGCTGGATATGACACCATTTATGGCCTCGAGTAAAGAGAGCAGGATGAATGGACAGTTGCAGCTGCCAACCAATAGTGGAAACGATGAGAATAAGTATTCCTTGTTTGCTGTGGTTAATCACCAAGGAACCTTGGAGAGTGGCCACTACACCAGCTTCATCCGGCACCACAAGGACCAGTGGTTCAAGTGTGATGATGCCGTCATCACCAAGGCCAGTATTAAGGACGTTCTGGACAGTGAAGGGTATTTACTGTTCTATCACAAACAGGTCCTGGAACATGAGtcagaaaaagtgaaagaaatgaatacacaAGCCTACTGA